In the genome of Falsirhodobacter halotolerans, the window CGCCTGACCGACGGGGTCGCGTTGCACTATCTGATGCTGTTGATTTCGGGCGGGCATTGCCAATTCGTCATCGTGCGCGGGGCGGAAGAGTTCACGCGCCTTGGCGGCTCCATCGACGATGCCCCGGGCGAGGCGTTCGACAAGACGGCCAAGCTTCTGGGCCTGCCGCAGCCCGGCGGGCCGGAAGTGGCGCGCGCGGCGGAACAGGGCGATCCGACGCGCTTTCCCCTGCCCCGCCCGCTGCTGGACCGCCCCGGCTGCGACATGAGCTTTTCCGGCCTGAAGACCGCGCTTCTGCGCGAACGCGACAAATTGGTGGCGGCGCAAGGCGGGCTGTATCTGCAGGACCGCGCCGACCTGTGCGCGGCGTTCCAGGCGGCCGTGGCCGACGTGCTGGCGGAAAAGACCCGCCGCGCGCTGGAGATCTATCTGGCCGACGCACCGGACACACCCGTTCTGGCGATTGCGGGCGGGGTGGCGGCGAACACGCGGATCCGCGCCCGCCTTCTGGATGTGGCGGCACGGGCGGGCGTGGCCTGCGTGCTGCCGCCGCTGGCCCTGTGCACCGACAACGCGGCGATGATCGCCTGGGCCGGGATCGAACGCTTCCGCAGCGGGGGGCGCGACGGCATGGACCTTGCCGCCCGCCCCCGCTGGCCGCTGGACACCACCGCCACCCCCCTTGTCGGCGCAGGCCGCAAGGGGGCCAAAGCCTGACCCGAAAGGAACGCCCGATGCTTGTTGCCGTCATCTGCAAGGACAAACCGAACGCCCTGCCCCTGCGCATGGAGACACGCGCCGCCCATCTGGACTATGTCGCCCGCACGGGCGTCGTGACGCTGGCCGGCCCCTTCCTGAACGCGGCGGGGGAGATGTCGGGATCGCTGATCGTGCTGGACGTGGCGGACCTTGCGGCGGCGAAGGACTGGGCGGCGGGCGACCCCTATGCCGTGGCAGGGCTGTTCGCCTCGGTGGAGATTACCGAATGGAAGCGGGCGATCGGCTGATGGCATATTGGCTGTTCAAATCCGAACCCGATGCGTGGAGCTGGGACCAGCAGGTCGCAAAGGGTGAGGAGGGCGAGGAGTGGACCGGCGTCCGCAACTACCAGGCGCGCAACAACATGCGGGCGATGAAGGTGGGCGATCGCGGGTTCTTCTATCACTCCAACATCGGCAAGGAAGTGGTGGGCATCGTCGAGGTCATCGCCGAAAGCGCCCCCGACAGCACGGCGGAGGACCCGAAATGGGACTGCGTGACGATCAAGGCCGTCTGCCCCGTGCCCGTGCCCGTCACGCTTGAGGCGGTGAAGGCCGATCCGCGCCTGACGGACATGGTGCTGGTGAAGAACTCGCGCATGTCGGTCCAGCCGGTGACCGAGGAGGAGTGGACGATCGTCTGCGCGCTGGCGGGGCTTTAGGTCCCGCCCGCATATGGCTCAGATCAGGTATTCGGCCAGTGTCGCATCCTGCGTGATGTCGCGATAGGCGAAGCCCTGCGCCTCCATTTCGGCAAACAGGCGGGTGAAGTTGGCCGGATCGGTGGTTTCCAGACCGATGAGGATGGACCCGAAGTTCCGCGCCGATTTCTTCAGGTATTCGAACCGCGCCACATCGTCGTCCGGGCCCAGGATGGACAGGAAGTCGCGCAACGCGCCGGGGCGTTGGGGCAGGCGCAGGATGAAGTATTTCTTGCGACCCTGGAACCGCTGGGCGCGCTCCTTTACTTCGGGCAGGCGTTCGAAATCGAAATTCCCGCCCGAAACGACGCAGACGACCGTTTTGCCGCGGATCTCCTCGGCAATGTCGTCCAGCGCGTTGATGGGCATGGCCCCCGCCGGTTCCAGAACCACGCCTTCGACGTTCAGCATGTCGATCATGGTGACGCAGATCCGGTCTTCGGGCGCAAGGATGACATGCGCCGGATCGACCCAAGCCAGATCGGCAAAGGGCTTTTCGCCCAGACGGGCGACCGCCGCGCCATCGACGAAGCTGTCCACCTCGTCCAGTTGCACCGGATGGCCCGCCTGCAGCGCGGCCTTCAGGCTGGCCCCGCCCAGCGGTTCGACAAAACGAAACTCGGTCGTCGGGCTGACATCGCGCAGATAGCGCGACACGCCGGAGGACAGACCGCCCCCGCCCACCGACAGGACGACCATATCGGGCGCATGGCCCAGCTGATCAAGGATTTCCACCCCGACCGTCGCCTGCCCCTCCATCACGTCGGCATCGTCGAAAGGCGCCAGAAAATACGCGCCCTCGGCCGCGCACCACGCCTTTGCCGCCGCCAGCGTCCGGTCGAAATAATCGCCGGTCAGCACGACCTCCACCCATTCGCCGCCGAAGGCCTTGGTCTTGGCGATCTTCTGCTGGGGGGTGGTGATCGGCATGAAGATCGTGCCCCGCACGCCGAAATGACGGCAGGAGAACGCCATGCCCTGCGCGTGGTTGCCCGCGCTGGCGCAGACGAAGCGGGTGACCGAGGGGTCGCGTTCGCGGATCTTGCGCATCGCGTTGAAGGCGCCCCGCAGCTTGAAGCTGCGCACCGGGGTCAGATCCTCGCGTTTCAACCAGATCTCCGCGCCATAGCGGAGCGACAGATAGTCGTTCCGCTGCAGCGGCGTTTCGGGAAACAGCTCGCGCAGGGCGCGGGTGGCGGTGCGGGCGGCGGGAACGAAATCGGTCATGATGCAGGTGTTCTATCGGGGGTCGTGGCGTCACACAAGCGGGCGGCCTTCGATGTAATGGCCGTAGAGGGTGGTCAGGACGCTGATGCCGAAGATGGTCAGGAACCAGTCGAGGGCCAGGGACAGAAAAAATGTAACACCCACATAGTGGGACGGGGTGAGGCCGATCACCATCCCGACCGCCATCAGGATCAGGAAAAAGAACACCGCGCTGAGCAACCAGAGGCCCAGAATGGCCCAGGACGCCCGCCCTGTGTGCCGCCACACCTCCCGAACGCCGATCCCCCGCCCCAAGGCCGCCGCTGGAAGCATGACGGACAGACGCGTCCAACACACCAGCAGAAACAAACCCATCACCGCGGCGGCGGGAAGGTAAAGGTAATCCCAGACCGACAGTTCTTCGGGATCATAGTTATCCCATGCATAGATGGCAAAATACGACCAGATGAGGAGCGGTGCCGCCAAAAGCAACATCACAAGGAACATCTGGGTGCTTCGTAGAAAGTAGGCCCAGACCCTGCGCCCCATCCATTGGGTTGCGACCGCAGGTTCCTCCAGCAGAATATGGCGATGCCAGTTCACGGCAAGTGCCAGACCGAAGATCAGGGCTGACATGGAAACGATGTTTTGCAAATATCTTCCACCTTCCGAACCATTGTCGATATGGGCGGTCACTATCAGCTGACCCAGAACGGCAAAGATGACATATGGAATGGACAGCCGGACGGCTGCGGAGAAATTGCCGGTGACCTGACGCAGCGAATGACGGAAAAGGCGGTAACTTTTCATGGCTCTCGATATCGTGATGAACGCGTGATCTTTGTGGGGCGGCCCGCGTTTCGGCAAGCGATACTTGCAGCAGGGGGGCAAAATCGGTAATCGCCAAGCAAAGGCCTTGCAACGGGGAACCCACCATGTCCGCACCGAAGAAAGTCGTCCTCGCCTATTCGGGCGGTCTGGATACCTCGATCATCCTGAAATGGTTGCAGACCGAATACGGGTGCGAGGTCGTGACCTTCACCGCCGATCTGGGTCAGGGCGAGGAGTTGGAGCCTGCCCGCAAGAAGGCCGAACTCTTGGGGATCAAGCCCGAGAACATCCATATCGAGGATGTGCGCGAGGAGTTCGTGCGCGACTTCGTCTTCCCGATGTTCCGCGCCAACGCGCTTTATGAAGGGCTGTATCTGCTGGGCACGTCCATTGCCCGCCCGCTGATTTCCAAACGTCTGGTGGAGATTGCGCGCGAATGCGGCGCGGACGCCGTGGCGCATGGGGCGACCGGCAAGGGCAACGATCAGGTGCGGTTCGAACTCTCCGCCTATGCCCTGAACCCCGACATCAAGGTCATCGCGCCGTGGCGTCTTTGGGATCTGACCAGCCGCACCAAGCTGATCGAGTTTGCCGAGGCGAACCAGATCCCGATCGCCAAGGACAAGCGCGGCGAGGCGCCGTTCAGCGTGGACGCGAACCTGCTGCACACCAGTTCCGAGGGCAAGGCGCTGGAAAACCCCGCCGAGGCCGCGCCCGAATACGTCTATCAGCGCACCGTGTCGCCCGAGGAGGCACCGGACACGCCCGAATTCATCGAGATCACCTTCGAGAAAGGCGACGCCGTGGCGATCAACGGCGAGGCGATGTCGCCCGCCACGATCCTGACCAAACTGAACGAGTTGGGCGGCAAGCACGGCATCGGACGTCTGGATTTCGTTGAGAACCGTTTCGTCGGCATGAAGTCGCGCGGCATCTATGAAACCCCCGGCGGCACCGTCCTTCTGGAAGCCCATCGCGGGATCGAGCAGATCACGCTGGATTCCGGCGCGGGCCATCTGAAGGATTCGATCATGCCCCGCTATGCCGAGCTGATCTATAACGGGTTCTGGTTCTCGCCCGAGCGGGAGATGCTGCAGGCGCTGATCGACAAGAGCCAGGAGCATGTGTCGGGAACGGTGCGCCTAAAGCTCTACAAGGGGTTGGCGACGACCGTGGGCCGTTGGTCGGACCACTCCCTCTATTCCGAGGCGCATGTGACCTTCGAGGAAGATGCGGGCGCCTATGACCAGAAGGACGCGGCCGGGTTCATCCGTCTGAACGCCCTGCGGCTGAAGCTGCTGGCCACGCGGAACGCGCGGGTGAAATAAGAAAGGCGCCCCGAGGGGCGCCTTTTTGTTTGGGGATCACCCGATCTTGCAAGCGGCCATGACGGCCATGTTCAGGATGTCGTTCACCGAAGACGTGGTCGAACAGATCTGGATCGGCTTTTCCACGCCCGTCAGGATCGGGCCGATGACCGTCGCCCCGGCCATTTCCTGCATCAGCTTGACCGAGATCGACGCCGAATGCCGGGCGGGCACGACAAGGATGTTGGCCGGCCCCGTCAGGCGGCAGAACGGATACTGCGCCATCTGGCGGGGATTCAGCGCCACGTCGACGGCCATTTCCCCTTCGTATTCGAAATCGACACCGCGGGCGTCCAGAACCTTTGGGGCCAGCGCCAGCTTGGCCGAGCGTTCCGATTTGGGCGACCCGAAGGTGGAGAAGGACACGAACGCCACGCGCGGAACCAGCCCCAGATCGCGGGCCACACCGGCGGCACGTTCGGCGATGGTCGCCAGATCCTCGGGTTCGGGCCATTCATGGACCAGCGTGTCGGCGATCAGCAGGATCTTGCCCTTGTGCAAAAGCGCCGTGACCCCCGCCGCCCCCTGACCGGGGCGCGCGTCGAACACGTGGTTGATCGCCGACAGGACATGCGCCGATTTGCGTGTGACGCCCGTGATCAGGCCGTCGCCATGCCCCTGCGCCAGCATCAGCGCGGAAAAGACGTGCCGGTCGCGCCCCACCAGACGGCGGATGTCGTGGCTATCGAACCCGTCGCGTTGCAGGCGATTGGACAGGAAGGACTTGTAGGCCTCCAGATGCGGCGAGTTCGCGGCGTTCACCACCTCCAGCTCGGGTATCGCGTCGGCCAGACCGGCGGTGGTCAGCTTTTCGGCCACGTCGGCCTCGCGCCCCACGACCAGCGCCTTGCCAAGGCCCGCGCGCTGATAGGCGACGGCGGCGCGCAGCACGCGCGGTTCGTCCCCTTCGGCGAAGATCATGCGGGCCTGCGCCTTTTTCGCCCGCGCATGGACGCCCTGCAGGATGGACGCCGTCGGGTCCATCCGCGATTTCAGCGAAAGTTCATAGGCGGCCAGATCCTCGATCGGGCGGCGGGCGACGCCCGTGTCCATCCCCGCCTTCGCCACGGCGGGCGGCACCACGTGGATCAGGCGCGGGTCGAAGGGTGTCGGGATGATGTAATCGCGCCCAAAGGTCAGGTCGCGGCCATAGGCGGCGGCCACCTCGTCGGGCACATCCTCGCGCGCCAGTTTCGCAAGCGCCTCGGCGCAGGCGATCTTCATCTCGTCGTTGATGGCGCGGGCGTGGATGTCCAGCGCGCCGCGGAACAGATAGGGGAAGCCGAGGACGTTGTTCACCTGGTTCGGGTAATCCGAACGCCCGGTGGCGACGATGGCGTCCTCGCGCACGGCGTGCGCCTCCTCGGGGGTGATCTCCGGGTCGGGGTTGGCCATGGCGAAGATGACGGGATTGGGTGCCATGGACCGCACCATGTCCTGCGTCACCGCGCCCTTGGCCGACACGCCCAGGAACACATCCGCCCCGTCCATCGCTTCGGCCAGCGTGCGCAGGGGGGTGTTGGCGGCATGGGCCGATTTCCACTGGTTCATGCCTTCGGTCCGGCCGGCGAAGATCACGCCCTTGGTGTCGCACATGATGCAGTTGTCGTGCCGCGCGCCCATGGATTTCAACAGTTCCAGACAGGCGATGCCCGCCGCGCCCGCGCCGTTCAGCACGATGCGCACATCCTCGATCTTTTTGCCGGAGATGGACAGCGCGTTGATCAGACCCGCAGCACAGATCACCGCCGTGCCGTGCTGGTCGTCATGGAACACGGGAATGTCCATGATCTCTTTCAGCCGGCTTTCGATGATGAAGCATTCCGGGGCCTTGATGTCTTCAAGGTTGATGCCGCCGAAGGTCGGGCCCATCAGGCTGACGGCCTTGATGATCTCGTCCGGGTCCTCGGTGTCCAGTTCGATGTCGATGGCGTTCACGTCGGCGAACCGCTTGAACAGCACCGCCTTGCCCTCCATCACCGGTTTCGACGCCAGCGCCCCGAGGTTCCCCATGCCGAGGATCGCCGTGCCGTTCGACACCACAGCCACCATGTTGCCCTTGACGGTATAGTCATAGGCCGTTTCGGGATTGTCGGCGATGGCCTGCACCGGCACCGCGACGCCGGGGGAATAGGCAAGGCTCAGATCGCGCTGCGTCGCCATCGGGGTGGAGGCCACGACCTCGTATTTGCCCGGCATGGGGTCGAGGTGATAGGCCAGCGCCTCTTCGGGTGTGATCTTGGTCTTGGACATGGCGGCTTCCCCTTTTCGCCCTTCTGCATATCCCCCTGCACGCGTTGCGGCAACCGCCCGCGCGTCGTAAGACAGGCCGAACGAAGGGGAATGCGATGACCGAACCGACGCCCATGATGGCCCAGTATCTGACGATCAAGGCCGACCATCCGGCGGCGCTGCTGTTCTATCGCATGGGCGACTTCTATGAATTGTTCTTCGACGATGCGGTTCTGGCGGCCGAGGCGCTGGACATCGCGCTGACCAAGCGCGGCAAGCATCTGGGCGAGGATATCGCCATGTGCGGCGTGCCGCATCACGCCGCCGAAAGCTATCTTCTGGGGCTGATCCGCAAGGGGTTCCGGGTGGCCATCGCCGAACAGATGGAGGATCCGGCCGAGGCCAAGAAGCGCGGGTCGAAATCCGTTGTGCGGCGCGAGGTGGTGCGGCTGGTCACCCCCGGCACCCTGACCGAGGATGCGCTGCTGGAGGCGCGGCGGCACAATTACCTCGTCGCCCATGCGCAGATGCGGGATGAAGGGGCGCTCGCCTGGACCGACATTTCGACGGGTGAGGTGCGGGTGATGCCCTGCCCCCTGCCCCGCCTTCTGCCCGAACTGGCGCGCCTGTCCCCGCGCGAGATTTTGGTGAGCGAGACGCGCGAGGTGGAGATGGCGGCCCTTTTGACCGACATTCCCGCCGCCGTGACCCCCCTGTCGCGGGGCAGTTTCGACAGCGCCTCGGCCGAGAAGCGGCTGCGGGAGTTGTGGGACGTGCGGTCGCTGGATGCGTTCGGCGGCTTCGGGCGGGCGGAGATGGCGGCGCTTGGGGCGCTTATCGATTATCTGGACCTGACGCAGCGCGGGCGGCTGCCGCTGCTGCGTCCGCCGGTGCGGGAGGTTCCGGGCGCGGCGCTTCAGATCGATGCGGCGACGCGGCGCAACCTCGAGATTTCGCAGGCCCTGTCGGGGGGGCGCGACGGCTCGCTTCTGTCCGCGATGGACCGGACGGTGACGGCCCCAGGTGCGCGGCTTCTGGAACGGCGACTGTCGGCCCCCTCCTGCGATCTGGCGGTGATTCATGCGCGGCAGGAGGGGGTGCGCTGGCTGGTGGACACCCCCCGCGCGCGGGACGGGCTGCGCGACGCGCTGCGGCGGGTGCCCGACATGGACCGCGCGTTGCAGCGCATCGCCATGGACCGCGCCGGCCCGCGCGACATGGCCGCCATCCGCGCGGGGCTGGATCAGGCGCGGCGGCTGACCCTGCCGGACGCGCCGCCGCATCTGGCCGAAGCGATGGCGGCGCTGAACGGTCATGGCGATCTGGTGGACCTTCTGGACCGCGCCCTGATTGCCGAACCGCCGCTTCTGGCCCGGGATGGCGGATTCATCTGCGAAGGCTATGACACCGAACTGGACGAGACCCGCGCCTTGCGCGACGAAGGGCGCGGCGTCATCGCCCGGATGCAGGCCGATTACATCGCGCAAACGGGGGTCCAGAGCCTGAAGATCAAGCACAACAACGTGCTGGGATATTTCATCGAGGTGACGGCGCTGCATGACGCGACGTTGCGCGGCGCGGGGTTCATCCATCGCCAGACCACGGCGAACCAAATCCGTTTCACCACCGTCGAACTGTCGGAGATCGAGACGCGCATCCTCAACGCCGGCAATCACGCGCTGGAGCTGGAGAAGCGTCATTTCGCAGCACTGCAGGCCGACATCCTGCGCCATGCGGCGGCGATCGGCACCGCGGCCCGCGCCTTGGCGGTGCTGGATGTGGCCGCGAGCCTTGCCGATCTGGCGGTGGCCGAGGACTGGACGAAACCCAAGGTCGATGCCAGCCGCGCCTTTGCCATCGAAGGGGGGCGCCATCCGGTCGTGGAACGCGCCCTGCGCCGCAAGGGGGAGGCGTTCGTGGCCAACGACTGCGCCCTGACGGTGGAGGCGACGCCCGCAATCTGGCTGCTGACCGGGCCGAACATGGCCGGGAAATCGACCTTTCTGCGGCA includes:
- a CDS encoding NADP-dependent malic enzyme; the protein is MSKTKITPEEALAYHLDPMPGKYEVVASTPMATQRDLSLAYSPGVAVPVQAIADNPETAYDYTVKGNMVAVVSNGTAILGMGNLGALASKPVMEGKAVLFKRFADVNAIDIELDTEDPDEIIKAVSLMGPTFGGINLEDIKAPECFIIESRLKEIMDIPVFHDDQHGTAVICAAGLINALSISGKKIEDVRIVLNGAGAAGIACLELLKSMGARHDNCIMCDTKGVIFAGRTEGMNQWKSAHAANTPLRTLAEAMDGADVFLGVSAKGAVTQDMVRSMAPNPVIFAMANPDPEITPEEAHAVREDAIVATGRSDYPNQVNNVLGFPYLFRGALDIHARAINDEMKIACAEALAKLAREDVPDEVAAAYGRDLTFGRDYIIPTPFDPRLIHVVPPAVAKAGMDTGVARRPIEDLAAYELSLKSRMDPTASILQGVHARAKKAQARMIFAEGDEPRVLRAAVAYQRAGLGKALVVGREADVAEKLTTAGLADAIPELEVVNAANSPHLEAYKSFLSNRLQRDGFDSHDIRRLVGRDRHVFSALMLAQGHGDGLITGVTRKSAHVLSAINHVFDARPGQGAAGVTALLHKGKILLIADTLVHEWPEPEDLATIAERAAGVARDLGLVPRVAFVSFSTFGSPKSERSAKLALAPKVLDARGVDFEYEGEMAVDVALNPRQMAQYPFCRLTGPANILVVPARHSASISVKLMQEMAGATVIGPILTGVEKPIQICSTTSSVNDILNMAVMAACKIG
- a CDS encoding YciI family protein, giving the protein MLVAVICKDKPNALPLRMETRAAHLDYVARTGVVTLAGPFLNAAGEMSGSLIVLDVADLAAAKDWAAGDPYAVAGLFASVEITEWKRAIG
- the ilvA gene encoding threonine ammonia-lyase IlvA, which translates into the protein MTDFVPAARTATRALRELFPETPLQRNDYLSLRYGAEIWLKREDLTPVRSFKLRGAFNAMRKIRERDPSVTRFVCASAGNHAQGMAFSCRHFGVRGTIFMPITTPQQKIAKTKAFGGEWVEVVLTGDYFDRTLAAAKAWCAAEGAYFLAPFDDADVMEGQATVGVEILDQLGHAPDMVVLSVGGGGLSSGVSRYLRDVSPTTEFRFVEPLGGASLKAALQAGHPVQLDEVDSFVDGAAVARLGEKPFADLAWVDPAHVILAPEDRICVTMIDMLNVEGVVLEPAGAMPINALDDIAEEIRGKTVVCVVSGGNFDFERLPEVKERAQRFQGRKKYFILRLPQRPGALRDFLSILGPDDDVARFEYLKKSARNFGSILIGLETTDPANFTRLFAEMEAQGFAYRDITQDATLAEYLI
- the tsaD gene encoding tRNA (adenosine(37)-N6)-threonylcarbamoyltransferase complex transferase subunit TsaD, with the protein product MTDDLIFLGIESSCDDTAAAVVRGDGTILSSVVEGQVALHADFGGVVPEIAARAHAERLDLCVERALDQAGLRLADLDAIAVTAGPGLIGGVLSGVMCAKGLAAATGLPLVGVNHLAGHALTPRLTDGVALHYLMLLISGGHCQFVIVRGAEEFTRLGGSIDDAPGEAFDKTAKLLGLPQPGGPEVARAAEQGDPTRFPLPRPLLDRPGCDMSFSGLKTALLRERDKLVAAQGGLYLQDRADLCAAFQAAVADVLAEKTRRALEIYLADAPDTPVLAIAGGVAANTRIRARLLDVAARAGVACVLPPLALCTDNAAMIAWAGIERFRSGGRDGMDLAARPRWPLDTTATPLVGAGRKGAKA
- a CDS encoding EVE domain-containing protein, coding for MAYWLFKSEPDAWSWDQQVAKGEEGEEWTGVRNYQARNNMRAMKVGDRGFFYHSNIGKEVVGIVEVIAESAPDSTAEDPKWDCVTIKAVCPVPVPVTLEAVKADPRLTDMVLVKNSRMSVQPVTEEEWTIVCALAGL
- the mutS gene encoding DNA mismatch repair protein MutS, with the translated sequence MTEPTPMMAQYLTIKADHPAALLFYRMGDFYELFFDDAVLAAEALDIALTKRGKHLGEDIAMCGVPHHAAESYLLGLIRKGFRVAIAEQMEDPAEAKKRGSKSVVRREVVRLVTPGTLTEDALLEARRHNYLVAHAQMRDEGALAWTDISTGEVRVMPCPLPRLLPELARLSPREILVSETREVEMAALLTDIPAAVTPLSRGSFDSASAEKRLRELWDVRSLDAFGGFGRAEMAALGALIDYLDLTQRGRLPLLRPPVREVPGAALQIDAATRRNLEISQALSGGRDGSLLSAMDRTVTAPGARLLERRLSAPSCDLAVIHARQEGVRWLVDTPRARDGLRDALRRVPDMDRALQRIAMDRAGPRDMAAIRAGLDQARRLTLPDAPPHLAEAMAALNGHGDLVDLLDRALIAEPPLLARDGGFICEGYDTELDETRALRDEGRGVIARMQADYIAQTGVQSLKIKHNNVLGYFIEVTALHDATLRGAGFIHRQTTANQIRFTTVELSEIETRILNAGNHALELEKRHFAALQADILRHAAAIGTAARALAVLDVAASLADLAVAEDWTKPKVDASRAFAIEGGRHPVVERALRRKGEAFVANDCALTVEATPAIWLLTGPNMAGKSTFLRQNALMALLAQAGSFVPAASAHIGLVSQLFSRVGAADDLARGRSTFMVEMVETAAILNQADDRALVILDEIGRGTATYDGLSIAWATLEHLHDTSRCRALFATHYHEMTALAAKLDGVENATVTVREWKGDVVFLHEVVRGAADRSYGVQVARIAGLPAPVIERAKVILEALESGDREGRRKTALIDDLPLFRTPPPVAAAASEVEDRLRGVQPDEMSPMEALKLIYELRGMVR
- a CDS encoding argininosuccinate synthase — its product is MSAPKKVVLAYSGGLDTSIILKWLQTEYGCEVVTFTADLGQGEELEPARKKAELLGIKPENIHIEDVREEFVRDFVFPMFRANALYEGLYLLGTSIARPLISKRLVEIARECGADAVAHGATGKGNDQVRFELSAYALNPDIKVIAPWRLWDLTSRTKLIEFAEANQIPIAKDKRGEAPFSVDANLLHTSSEGKALENPAEAAPEYVYQRTVSPEEAPDTPEFIEITFEKGDAVAINGEAMSPATILTKLNELGGKHGIGRLDFVENRFVGMKSRGIYETPGGTVLLEAHRGIEQITLDSGAGHLKDSIMPRYAELIYNGFWFSPEREMLQALIDKSQEHVSGTVRLKLYKGLATTVGRWSDHSLYSEAHVTFEEDAGAYDQKDAAGFIRLNALRLKLLATRNARVK